The sequence CGCCAGCGAGATCGGCGGCACGCACAACGGCAGCGCGATGGCGAATACAACGCCGATCCACACCAAAGCGGTGGCGTTGAAGAAAGACTTGGGCTCGAAGCGGTCCGGGTTGCCCGAGCCATCGAAGTGGACCGGGATGGGATCGGGGACCGAGTCCCAGCGCAGCAGAATGTACATCAGTGTGAGAGCACACACCACAGCGGTGGCGACGTAATACTGGCGGATCCTCATGGCAGTGAGCTTACAAAGGGGGTGACTGGTTGTTCGATGAAGGGGGCAAAGATGGTCCCTTCATAGTGGTCTCTTTACTTTGGTCCTTTCACTGAGCAAAAGGACCATCTGGGCGCAGGAAACTGGCTGTAAAAGGTCCCTTTGCAGTGAGTAGGGACCAGAGTATGGGGACCAAACTAGAGGGACCATGTGGCACGGCGGCGTAGAGATGGTGGGAGCCGCCGGCTGAGGGGTTAGAGAATGTCGCGGCGGGCGGCCTCGGCCTCGGACTCAAGCTCGGAAATGTGTTCTTGCCAGGCGGTGATGCCGCCGCGCAGCGAGTAGACGTTGCTGAAGCCGCGGGCGCGCAGGGCGTCGACTGCTTGCGCGGAGTAGAAGATGGTGACACCTGCAGCGGTAACGCTATAGCGCATATCAGAGCCGTTGCGTTGAGGACAGACTTCGGATCGAAGCGGTCAGGGATGGGACCTGGGGCCGAGTCCTTGCGCCGCAGTTTGGCCCCAGCGTAAGAGCACACACCGCAGTGGTGGCGACGTAATACTGGCGGGTCTGCATGACAGTGAGCTTTTAAGGCGGCCGGCTGAGTTTTCCGCGTTACATGGTCTGGGTGAGCAGGTAGAGTCGAGTCCAATCTGACCTAGAACCGGAAAGGACAGTAGCCGGCAATGGAACCTTATGTTGGAATTGTCGTGATGGAGCTTGCTAAGAAGTCCAGTTCATCTGCCCAAAGCTTCTTCCGCGAGGACTTTTATATTGTGTATGCGGAGTCGGACGAGAAGGCTCGAGAACGCGTTGAAGCGATGGCGAACGAGCAGGCTGATGGTGAGGACGTGAAGGTACGGCACATCGTGGACGTCGCGCCAGCCCTCTATGGTTATGTAGATCGCGATTGTGATCTCTACTCGCGGCACTTTGCGAACCTAGAGGACTACGAGCGTTTCGAGATGAAGCTCGGCGGAACCGACCCGTTGGCTGATTAATCGTAGACTTCGCGTCGGTGACCTAAGTCAACAACAGTGACAGTGACTGTGTTTTCGTATATTGCCGCGATAACGCGGTAGTCCCCGACTCGCCAGCGCCACAGACCGGATTTATCCCCCACGAGACCCTTGCCGCGCGAGCGCGGGTCTTCGAGTTCTGCCACTTCGCGAAGAAACCTGCTGACTCTCTTCTGCGTTGGTTTGTCTAACTTTCGGAAGGCTTTCGCACCGCGCGGCGTGAAGCTAATTCTCCACGCCACATTCAGCCTCTAGGTCTTCAAGAGAAATGGTCTCTAGCTCGCCACGGCGTGCGGCCTCGGCCTCGGCCTCCAGCGCATAGACGTATTCCAACTGGTCCAAGTAAGCGTCAAGTGCCTTTCGGAGGTAAAACGCGCCAGAACGTCCAGTCTTGGACGCCAAAGAATCAAGGCGCTCCTTTTGCTCTGCGTCAATACGCAAACTGATAACTGAACTACTCATGTAAACATGATTACACGAGGTGAAGTCCCATGTCTAGACCCCATCGCGATGAGATTCTTGCCAGGCGTCGATGCCGCCGCGCAGTGAGTAGACGTTGCTGAAGCCGCGGGCACGCAGAGCTTCGACGGCTTGGGCGGAGCGCAGGCCGCTGGCGCAGTAGAGGACGGCGAGGTCGGCGGGGTCGATGGGCGGGTTGTGGCCGGTGAGGATGTCATCGAGCGGGAGGTGCTGCGAGCCGGGGATGAGGGAAGCGGCGCGCTCGGGGGCGGTGCGGACGTCGATGAGCGTGGCGCCCTCTGGAACGTCGCGGACGTCGGTGGGGTTGGCCGGGCGCGCCGGGATGACGCCGCTTGCGCGCACGGGGATGTATTCCCAGGTCCCGGCGAGGGAATCGTAGTATCCCAGCGTGCCGATGAGCGGGGTGCCGATGCCCGTGAGGAGCTTGATTGCTTCTACCGCCAGGGCGGAGCCGGCCACGCCGACGACCGGACCCAATACGCCGGCCTGCGAGCAGGAGGGCACCTGCGGATCGGTGGGGAAGAGATCCTCATAGACCGGTCCGTGGCCGGAGTGGAAAACGGAAAGCTGCGCGTCATAGCCCAGGAGCGAGGCCCACACGTGTGGAATGCCCAGTTCGTGGGCGGCCCAGGAAGCCAAGTGGCGGGAGTAGAAGTTATCGGTGCCGTCGATGATGAGGTCGGCCCCGCGCAGCTGCGCCAGGGCGGTATCAGGCGTGAGGCGCGAGAACTGCTCGATGGTGCATTCCGGGTTGAGAGCGTTCAAGGCTGCTGCGGCGGATTCGGTTTTGGGCTGGCCCACGGTCGCCGTGGTGTGGATGACCTGGCGGTGCAGGTTGGAGAGGGAGACGAGGTCGTCGTCGAAAAGCAGGATGCGCCCCACGCCCGCGCCTGCCAGGTAGAGCAGGGCAGGTGAGCCGAGGCCGCCAGCACCAATGACGGCGACTGTGGAAGTGTGAAGCCGTTGCTGTGTGGAGGTTCCCCAGAGGGCTTCCTGTCGTGCGTAGCGTGAACTCATTTTGAAGTGCTCCGAGCTCTTCCTAGGCTTTTGCCTTGATTTCTATTGTTTCCTGCAGCGGATTCTGATTAAAGAATTCGGTTTCAATCCCGGTTGGTGTCGATATTCTAAGCTTCGGCGGAATCGTGCTTCGTCCTACCTCGACGCTCACTCGAACGTTATCCACGCCCTTGATGGCCATCAGTGTGTTGACCTTGATGACGAGTTTACCTTTGCCAGGAACGCCGGCTAGGCGCATCAGCCAGGCAGTAGACTTGCG is a genomic window of Corynebacterium singulare containing:
- a CDS encoding DUF4288 domain-containing protein encodes the protein MEPYVGIVVMELAKKSSSSAQSFFREDFYIVYAESDEKARERVEAMANEQADGEDVKVRHIVDVAPALYGYVDRDCDLYSRHFANLEDYERFEMKLGGTDPLAD
- a CDS encoding type II toxin-antitoxin system RelE family toxin; this translates as MAWRISFTPRGAKAFRKLDKPTQKRVSRFLREVAELEDPRSRGKGLVGDKSGLWRWRVGDYRVIAAIYENTVTVTVVDLGHRREVYD
- the relB gene encoding type II toxin-antitoxin system RelB family antitoxin translates to MSSSVISLRIDAEQKERLDSLASKTGRSGAFYLRKALDAYLDQLEYVYALEAEAEAARRGELETISLEDLEAECGVEN
- a CDS encoding ThiF family adenylyltransferase — its product is MSSRYARQEALWGTSTQQRLHTSTVAVIGAGGLGSPALLYLAGAGVGRILLFDDDLVSLSNLHRQVIHTTATVGQPKTESAAAALNALNPECTIEQFSRLTPDTALAQLRGADLIIDGTDNFYSRHLASWAAHELGIPHVWASLLGYDAQLSVFHSGHGPVYEDLFPTDPQVPSCSQAGVLGPVVGVAGSALAVEAIKLLTGIGTPLIGTLGYYDSLAGTWEYIPVRASGVIPARPANPTDVRDVPEGATLIDVRTAPERAASLIPGSQHLPLDDILTGHNPPIDPADLAVLYCASGLRSAQAVEALRARGFSNVYSLRGGIDAWQESHRDGV